The Pleurodeles waltl isolate 20211129_DDA chromosome 10, aPleWal1.hap1.20221129, whole genome shotgun sequence sequence ATGGATTTGGCGAggtcattgtcttttttttttttgtttgttttaagcaTCAGGTCTTCCTGGTGGCCGAACAGatgtttgctttaaaaaagaatAAGTTTAGGAGCTGCTGTTGAATCGCAGGCCTAAACCTTAACACTAAACCAGAAATGCCTGCGGATGCTGGTGACAACACACTTTATAACAGTATCTGCTGCATCAAGGGCACATCTAATTAGCATTACTGATGTATTTCCTCGTAGCAACCAACACTTTGCCTCTGGTAGGTGTTTCATCAACTGCTCTATCTCCTCCTAGCGGTGCAAGTCATACCTGCAGTAGGCGCTCACTGAAATGGTGATGTGCCACCGGGTGTCTGCACCAAGCACTAGCCGCTAAATCTCAAGCATGAATCCTTGTCATGGAGTGGGCAATCACTAGTGGCCAGTCCAGTAACCTTCGTTGTGGGCAGTGTGGACACCACCACGGAATCAGAAACAATCTGTCCACATATAGAAGCTGGGTTGTCTTGGGCAAGCGTACACTTTATTCTACACAAAGAGTAATCACCCTAGCTTTCACAGGCTCCTTGAAATTATCAGAAATTATTTGAGCCCGTCTTTAAACACTGGAAGGTATTAAACAATACTCCCAGTTTTGGGCAGTGTGTTGATCACAGGAAGTCATCCGCTCCCTCCACTGCGTGTAGCTTTACCTGGTGGTGCAACTCTTTGTATTACTGCACGGAATGTAGCAATATCATCTGGTACGGATCGTTTAGCAGGCTTTAGATGCAAATCTGGGTAGACCTACTGCCTTGTTCTCGCAGGGATCATTCCAACTCTCTGGCCTTAAGGGTTTATCATGGGGGTTCTGCGAGTTATAGGGGGTTCCCTTATACGGATTCTCTGTAATGGCTCATGGTGGAACAGTGTTGGGGGAATGGTGTTGGTGAAGAAAGTGTGGATGGCAACGGTGTGCAATGTGGTGGGCTGGTAACAAGCAGCCTCTGCGCCTTTTGAGTCTTGAAAGGCTTACCTAGTAGTTCCTCAAAGGCCAGCAAGCGTTTCTTTGGAATACGGAATATTCCTGAACCCACAGATTTGGCCAAGATGTTGCCGTTGTCTGGGTGAAGACCATTCTCCGCTTCTCATAGCAGACCTCAGACAGTTTTAAAAATGGACTCCTCTGGGGTGACCGACCTCAAGGGCGAAGGTGCTTTGGGTCGGTTGGagctgtggagggggtgggggaaaagGTGGGAGCTGGTGgtattccccccccaaaaaaaaaaaaaaaaaaaaaaaaaaaaaaaaaacacaactcaatCCATCAAGCTTCATAATCCCATTAGCCCACGGCTTCCTGGTAGGTGGTGCAAAAGGATTGTGACATTTCCAGCTCAACTTAGGGCTTGAAACCCAGCTCTCACTGGAGTGGTGCCCTACTTCAATGGAAAAGGATAAAGGGGCTCTATTCTGATGTCGAGGCACATGGTTTTGACTTAAGTTCTCTGTTCTGATGCTCGAGGAACTTGGCTTCACCATCAGATGCCCTCCAGTCTTCCTTCTCTTCGAGTCGCTAGAATGCTAGAGGGTATGAAAGTTTATTCTTCAACGTCTGCCAGGTCTTTGGCCCTAAAAACGTTGGGTGTCAGACAAGATTTGCCTTTTCATtttgcgctaggcccacccactttCCCTTCAGAACCTTACAATTGTCTTGCAGCAGGTGGTGAGACAGACTTCACAAAATTTCTCCCCGTGCTCTGGGGAGTGAAGAATGATCAAGCTATTtttgcagcatatatatatatatatatatatatatatatatatatatatatagtggtaaCGGAAGAGTAATGTGTTGGCTGTTAAGGAATAATGAtggttttctagggttcagggacgGGAGAATTTTAGCAGTGGTGATGTTTTGAGGGGTCAGGGATGGGTTaaggggtgggtatggggtttagaGGTAGGGGTGGAGAAATGTTTAAGGGTAAGGGACCAGAGGAGTTCAGAGGTAGCGAGGGGTTTATATTTTTAGTCTTCAGGGAATGCTTGAGGTCATGGGTGGTGATAGCTTTTTAGGAGCCATGGATTAGTGGAGTTCAGGGGTGGTGAGGTGTTTTTTTTAAGGTTCAAGCAAGGGGTCTGGGATGGGAGTTTAGTGATGGTGGGATTAAGGGTGGAGTCTGGGATAAGTGGAATTTATGGGCGTGGAGGAGTTTTTAGGTTTCAGGACAATGGAGTTTAAGAGTGGCAATGTTTTTTTCAATAGGTCCAGGAAGGGCAGAGTTTAGGGTGGTAGTTTTTGTGGTTCTGGGACAGGCACGTTTAGCAAAGGTGTGGTGCTTCTAGGGGCCAGGGCTAGTGAGTTTATTTTATGGTTCAGGAATGGGGGGGGTGTTGAGGGAAGTgagattttttaggttttagggacagtTGGAGTTTAAGGGTAGTGATTTTTTCGGAGTCAAGGAGACTGAAGTTTAGTGGTGGtgaaggtttttagggttcaggggtaggTGGAGCTTAGGAGAGGTGAGTCGGCGTCGGTTGCTTTGCTGTCAGTGCATTCACTTTTCACTTGTTTCCTATGTGGCACCCCAAGTAGcagttttaaaatacactgcaaaaATCTGAACTAATGTCCTCCGAACTTATTGCACAGAAAATAGTAGGAGAATTAAAGACATGCAATCGCTATGATCTGATGTTGAGCGGGGCAGTGGTGTGCAGCAGAAATTAGATGAGTTTACTCAAAGTATTTTAAGAATAACTAATTCCCCCATCTATTAATCATATTTCAACAAAAAGCGGACATTTGATATGTCAAACCTGTCCCAAGCAACATGACTGAAATCTAAACTGTTAACAAATGCTGTTGGCTGGGAGCTCATTACTCTGATCTCTCTGCTTAGGTTTGTAAGCAGACTAGGGTGTGGAACAGAGGGGCTCTTAAAACGATACTCGATATGGGATAGGTTGGAGTATGGGCTATGGCTACGGTACGTTAAAAGGGCACAACTGCAGATATAGGGGATGTGACGTttggtgtgaagttttaaactgattATATTATAATCCATTTTAGAGTTATGTGCCATTTACATGCAAGACCCTGTAAATTGAAGGGAGTGTCTTATGCAATTTTAGCTATTTGATTGTGTTATCAGAATCAAACCACGCAATTTTATGTCAAAGTTGGACGCATCAATTCCTTTTTCCTGGGAATATAAAACAAGTTCGATGTCAGAGTAAAGAAGTGCCAAAAAGGGATTCCTGTTGGGTAGTGACAGAAATCCCTAAGGGACATACTTTGGAAAAGTCATGATCTGCTTCTATAGACAATTATTTTTCCGCCTAGGAATACAAAGACTTAATGGTGGTAGAGGATGTTCTAGCCGTTTGGTTGTCCTTTTCCTCTGAGAAATAAGGGGTACTTTTTAATGGCTCCTAGACGAGGGAAAACAATCAAAAAATTTAAAACACACAACAACCTTTAATTTCCAAACACAGAAGATTTATTAATTGGTCACAACCTGTCTTATATTAAGACAGTTCAGAATGTAGAGAGAGGACTCAAATTAAATATGGATGTTCCTGTGACTCCTACTCCGCCAACAAAGTACATCAGTGGTATTTCCTCCAGCGGTCATGCTCTGTAAGTAAAAAACTAAAGTCAGAATAAAATATCATGTATCTTTACAAGACTAACACTTGTTAAACCTGCAGTATAGGGATGGTTTAGTTCATAAATGTTTCTGAGTCCATATAAATCTGGACTCAACTAGGCAAATTAAAACTGGCTTACTTTCACTTTAGACAAATATGTTATGTCGTCAAACTACAATTTAAAATGACTCAACATTTCAAAACGGATACATATTATAGACTAGAAAAGCTCATTGGCTGTGACTGTAAAGTCAACATAGGCATCTGTGAGCAAGTATAAGAAAGTCATTTGAAGAAGCAACACAGATTGATAAAATGTATCTCAAAACTATTACACCCCTGAACTGCCATTAAAGTTTCACTAACATGCATTACTATACTAAGACCATTCAAAATCCGAAATGTCTGTAATAAATAAGTTTCATTTTTAATCTTATCTAAAACTATATATTAAAATAATATACATAGTTTAAGATTATAGATAAATTATAAAGCACACGAGTCACTAGAATACATCAAATTATTCAATGTATTAATCTACAATACTGAGTGCAGAGGGAAGTGTAATCAAATATGGTGAAAAAGGTGGAAAACCCAGGTATTGTTACAAATACTACAACTTACCAAGAAGCCATCATGCTGCTAAGAAATTAATTAGGACACAGGGGAGCCTTGAGATGCTTCTTGTTTTGCTTTGAAGACTTGCTTTCTGAAAGATGCTGAAGGTCAAGGGACCAGATTTGTTACAAGGTAGGCTTCTAGTCAGCCCCTCACAGATTATGTTAACACGAGGTGCTAAAAGTGGTACTCACAGAGAGTACATATGAATAATTTGTGAGGTTGGGAGTGGACTAGGAGGAAATATGTGAAGATTATCAGCCCTATCAAAGCACCAAATTACATCTGTCACTTCTATGCCACAATTTCCATTCAAAAGTTCATTTTTTCGTCTCGATTCATAAACTCTTTGAAGaaaataaaatttaatttaagtctaTACATTTTACAAAACTGCCACTTTTGGGGGGTTTACAATCCTGCCAGGAGTCCCCAGGGAAATCTATGAGTTATTTCAGTGATCATCTTCtaaagcagtagttcccaacctgtggtcctgggacccctgggggtccgcgaagccttctcagggggtccatgactgcttagaaaattaaaaaatattaataaatattgacaaattaggtccccagcttccagtaatgactcaggcgggggtccccggattccaatgatgattcaatgATGgaaccctgggttccattaatgttaaaatgggggtccacataagtcaaaaggttgggaaccactgttctaaagtgGTCTTACTTATGAGGATCGTCAACTGCGAATAAAATCTAGTTTAGTAAATTTGGCAATTAGACCATTTGCACATTTTCTCCCTCCATGTGGAACACATTTTCCCTATTGAAAATCCCATTCACTTATTTCCCCAGGCCTAGTAGGAAGTAAACGTTCTCTTTCTTTTCCGTCCTGTCAATACACTTGCCTGTGAAAAACTGCAGTGGCTTTACATATGCCTCAAGGGTAAGGAAATTTGAACAAAATAATTAAAGGGctttaacattatatatatatttgcagatCCAGATTTTAATCAGGGCATTGAGCATAGATTACCTTTTGCACCCACACactgaaccggggggggggggtacaaaaaggtttgtgaataaGGCCATATACTCTTGGAAAAAGAAGTGCAGTATACCATGAAGCAAGGTTTACAGTGGGTGGAATGCTTAAAAAATGCAATATTTGCATCAAAATTAGTCATTTCCTTTTAGTTACTGTACTTACTAATATGGTCATATTCCCATATGTAGCTAATCACAACGTAACCAGCAAGCAACATAGCAACTCCACCAATTCCCCCTTTCTTCACGTTGATGTATTTATTGAAATACCGGTCGTGACCTGTATGAGAGAAATGAGTACGGTAAGCATTCTTTAAATTCAACAAATAAACAAGTTTCTACCTATTATAATTACCATAGGCAGCTCATAAATCAGATAAACAGATTCAGTGTTGCATTTTATTGCTGCTAATCGATGCTTCTACTTGTGATCTCCTTATTTGCTTTAAATTTTATCTTAATGCAttcaaacaaaagagaaaaaaaaaaaaaaaacacgcacccTACACAGTAAGAACGGAAAAGCATGTAAAAATTGATTTCACTAAATTTTGTTTGTATTTACAAGCAGCTAATCAATGATTCAGATAGGTTTACAGAGATCACTATCTATTTATCACCTTATTAGCCAAATCAATCAATTAaccaaacatttataaagtgcagcaaatcatctgtgagggtctcgaggcgctggagttgtatgctgctgcatggaggaatgatcattcgaacatccaggtgtttagttctcttctgaatctctGGAGTGACGGTGCGGTCCTAAGGTGCAAGTGAAGGTTGTTTCAAATGGAGGCTGCCAGGTACAAGAAGAAGCGTCCCCTGCTGCTGGCTGGAGGAATCACGGGGTGTTcgcaagggagagggaagctgattggggaaatctggtcagttggtggacgGTCAGgactttgttgatgtatgctggtccattGTTGTGCAGGACCTTGTAGATGTGGGTCAGCATTTCGaccggcatctcttctgaatcaggagtctgtctttttttttttttttgaggtggggagtgatgtgggtccatctggagGGGTCGAGTACATGTCTTGCTGCTaatttctgtattgtctggagtcttgtCAGGCggcgtgctgtgattcctactTAGAGCATGTTTCTGTAGTCCtttctgctggtgatgaggacctgcATGACaatccttctggtgtctgctgggagacTCTGAAGATCTTGTGGGAAATGCAAAGGTTGTGGAAGTAGACGGATGAGACTGTGCCAATTTGTTTCTTCATGGAGAGCTTCCCATCTAGGGTGATGTCGAGGTTACGGGCGTGGTCTGTTGTGGCGGGGGATGTGCAGAGCTCTGCAAGCAACCATGTGTCTGTCCATGGTGAGGCAAGGATGAGGACTTTGGTTTTTTCCATGTTGAGTGTCCTCACCCAGTCCGCcacgttcatcatgcatctgtggaagttttgTGGAGGAGGGACCTTCAGATTGTGAGAAGATGAGCAGTgcgtcgtcagcgtaggagatgatgatgaGTCCACATGATCAGACAGTGACGGCCAGGGGGTCATGTAGGGGCTGAAGAGGGGTCAGGATGAGGGACGATCCGTGGGGGACTCTACAGattatcttcttgggctctgaggtgaatggtgggaggctGATCGTTTAGATACTGCCAGTGAGGTACGAAGCAATCCAATTGAGGGTGTTTACTTGAATTTCAGATATGGTGGAGTCTGTCGATCGGGGGATGGTGAAAGAGGGTGTCAAACACAggggacaggtctaggaggatgagggctgctgtttccccatggcCCAGGAGGGCTCCCTCTTTGCTTTAgcttgaaatccagattgggaggggtccagaaggttgtggtcttctaggtgttgggcgAGTTGCTggctgatatattttttttaatgaattttgctGGATAGGTTAGCAGAGAGATGAGCCTGCGATTCTTCAATTTGGCTAGGTcggtggattttttttctctctccaaaAGAAGCCTCACTACAGCGTGCTTCCAGACCTCTGGAAAGGAGGCTGCAGTGATGGATGTATTCAGGACCTGCCTGAACTTGTCGGCAATCATATTGCTTCTGAGGTGAAGACGTAGTGGGGGCAAGAGGtctgtgggtgctccagagtgtaatgagctcatgatggagatagtgtcttgcgtggtgaggagttcccagtgggtgagaaggtggtcgggtttgtatttgtgcatgtgagctggttgatgttGTCTGCCGCGGAGGATTGACGTTCAAAGTTTTCATAGAGAGAggagatcttgtcgtggaagaaatcTGCAAGGTTGCCGCACAGTCCCTGAGAGGTGAGTAATGTCATTCTCGGTGGCTGCAGGACTGCTGAACTCCTTCATGATAGCGAAGAGTTctgtgctgtggtttgtgctggctttgatgcagtCTGCAAGTGCGTTATTCTTGGTTTCTTTCAAGACAGAACAGGGAAGTTCTAAAAAGAACTAAAATGTGATGAAGGTCAAACTATTGATTTACGTTCTCAGGAACTTGCACAATTTTCCTTCAACGTGAACAGGAAATACAGATAACAGTGGCTTCACAAGTCATTCCTCTTTAGTGTGCCCAAACCTAGCATTTATAATCTATTACTCTACTTTGGTACTGTCAAGAAAAGAAGACTCCCATTTCACTTGTATTCCAATTTTGTACACATTTGCAATCCATGATATAATATTATAGGTAATAAAGTAGAACAGAACACTAACCAGCCATTCACTTTTCTCCAAGACTACATTGGTACCCTCATTTATATGCAGGGTCACCTTGGGAACAAACAAGTCATTCACATTTTACACTCTACAACATTAACGATTTGTGTTCCCTTGTATTTTTATACCCTCTTATATTCCCTCCGCATATTGTTGCAAACTTGGGTGTCCTGCAAGGAAAATACCAAACATGCACTTGTCAAAACATTACATGGGAAAGTGAAATGTTTTTAAGACATTTAAGCATTGCAAAACCAAGGAGGTCTGGCTTATAACAAAGTGCCTGCCGTCAACACATGTCACTTATCCATCAGTCTATGCACTTAATAACACATTGTTCATGCACCTATTATTCCACCCAACATATTATCGCCTATCAATGAAGTGGCACATTCAGTTCACAGCTAGACCGAATGAGAAATTCTGCTAGTTTGTGAGTGCACTTCTGGTAGTGTGTAACTGCTACTCACGAGGGACGGTGGTGTGAGACTGCTACTCTGCGCAACTGTAGTCAGTAGCCTGCCACAGCTCGTGTGTGACGTGTGGAAGTTCTAGAAGTAATGTCAGTCTGGTTCTCCGTGAGAGGTGCAAGCGCTGTTGTTAGCATATGACCTCTGCTCTTAAGGTGTTGTACTCACTTTGAAGTGAAAGACAGGTACTCTGTCAGGGTATGAGAGTGCTTAAGCTAGCATGTAGCTCCTATACAGTGAGCTGGAGTGGGGTTTGTTCTGGAAGCATTTTGCAGATAGCCATGTGTGTCCGTTGATGCCATGGCTGAAAACATGCTGTGTACTTATTCCACTTTCTCTGCTTCAGATTCTTGGTCTCTATTCTCTAGTGAAGTTGTACAAAGATCGAAGGTGGCATTAATGACCAAGGCTGTCAATGTATTTACCTTTGAGAACCATTGCTCAGTGACCGCTGGTAGGATACTGCCAAAC is a genomic window containing:
- the ATP5MF gene encoding ATP synthase subunit f, mitochondrial, which translates into the protein MAEKPVPLPERRLMDVKLGQLPSWVATRDFTPNGILAAFRRGHDRYFNKYINVKKGGIGGVAMLLAGYVVISYIWEYDHIKHDRWRKYH